DNA from Moritella sp. F3:
CAGTGGCATTTAATAAACGATATTGAGTAACAATTTCATCAAACTCAGCATCAACAAATTCTTTTCGCGCTTCAAATAATTCATTTTCGGTATCAAGCAGATCAAGAAGACTACGCTGCCCCAGTTTAAACTGTTGTTCATAAGCCGCTTGAGAGTCTTTCGAGGCTATAACATGCTCTTTAATGTACTGCATCTGCAAACCTAATAGCTCATGCGCATTCCAAGCTAACGTAAACCCTTCCGTGATTTGACGATGCACACTACGATTAATCTCACTCGCTTCGGTGATCTTGTATGCCGTTTCTTTCGCTAACGCTTTGTCTTTACCACCCGCATACAAGTTATAAGACAAACGCACCATCGCAGTGACATCATTACTATGGCCACCGACGCCATTACCATCGACACCATCAAGGTCATTATTAAAATTGGCATCGACTTCAAACGTCACTTTCGGGTAATAATTCGACTTGGCAGCATCATGCTGATAACGCGCCGAGGTAATATCATTATTCGATGATTTAACGACAGGATGATTAACGAGGGCATCACGTAAACCCGTTTCACGATTGACTGGTAACAGTTCTATATCAGGAATAGGGACGACTAAATTATCCGGTCGCTGATCTGTCACTCGAATGAATTGCGCTTGCTTATCCAAATAATTATTCTTTGCTGAAATAACATTAGACTGTGCACGCGCCAACCGGCCTGTGATTTGTGATAAATCAGCAATACTGCCTAAACCCGAGCTGGTACGTTCTTCGATTTGACCAAAAATAGTTTTATGCGTCGATAAATTACGCTCAGATAATTCTAAAATGCGCTGACTCTTTAGTAGGTCGGTATACACTTTAGTAACATCTAATGCGACATCTTCAGCGGTGCTAAATAAACGCCATTGTTCTGCACTCGTCGCATAACTTGTACGGCTAATATCACTACTGGTTTGGAAACCACTAAATAAACTTTGTTTAAGGCTGACACCAAACTCACCGCGATTAAGATCTTTAGTTTCATCTGCTGTAGCACGTGTCCCAGGGCTATTAGTATATTCATAACCATAACCAGCGGTCACATCAATGCTAGGTAAATAACCCGCTTCAGCTTGCTGGACTTGTTCTTCGCGCACTTTAAATTTAGTAAAAGCAATGCGAATATCTGGATGAGTGCTTAATGTCATCGCTACCGCTTCTTCTACAGACTGTGCATTAACAGCTGCAGACCAGCCAATCACAGAGCACATAAGCGCTGGGTAAAATAACCCTTTAGTGAACAATTTAGGCTGACATAAAGTGTCGCTAATTGGCATCTTGTTGTCCTTATAATATGTATTCATGTGCAATTTAAAGCTCCCTGAGCGCCACTGCTTTGGCTCTCAACACTGGATTTAGTATGTACTCAAGTACAGTTCGTTTACCGATGATGACATCAACAGAGGTCATCATTCCTGGAATAATCGGCATTTCATGATTGCCCTGAATATCAGAAATATCCGTCCTAACGCGAATAATATAAAAGCTATTACCGTCTTCATCTTGCGTCGTATCAGCACTGATGTGCTCAACAACCCCTTTTAAACCGCCATAGCGAGTGAAATCATAAGCCGTTATTTTTACCACCGCAGCTAAACCTAAATGAACAAAGGCAATATCCTTAGGCTTAATCTTGGCTTCAATTAATAACTTATCTTCTGTTGGTACTATCTCTAGCAAAGCTTGACCAGGCTGAACCACACCACCTAGAGTCCTAATATGGATTGTTTTAATTGTGCCAACGACTGGTGAGACAATCAGGGCTTTATTAACCTTATCTTCCACGCCCACTTTAGCTTCTGTTATGCGAGAAAACTTACTTTGTAATTCATTTAGTTGTGCTCTGGCATCCGCGCGATAATTTAGCACAGCCTCACGTCGCTTAAGCACCGCTTCGGCCATCTCTGACTTTAACTTTGGTACCATCAACTTAATTGAATTTAATTCACCCTTAATACTATTAACGCTGCGCTCTAACTTAAGTAGTTCAACCTCAGAAATGATAAATTTTTTCGCTAATGGCCGCGTTAGTTCTAACTCACGAGCGGCGAGTTTATAACTTATTTCAAGGGTTTTAATCTTCGATTTTAATTCTTGTTTTTCTTCAACACGTTGTTGGATCTGTTGCCCTTGAATCGCGACCAGATTCGTTAAGCTATCTAATCGAGCGCGATATTCATCTTGCTGGCGCGTCACTAAATACGGTAAGTTTTTTTGTAAATCATCAGGGAAAATAAGTGCCGTTTTCGTTATCTTAATTTGTAATTTCCAATTCGGTACATCGGCTACCAAGATACTGCTCAATTCGCTACGCAACCGAATAATGTCAGCACGTAAACTATCAACTTCCTGACGTTGTTGCGCTAGATCTGCTCTAAAACGGGTATCATCGATACGCGCTAAAGCTTGGTTATTCGTCACTAATGCACCTTCTTGTACATATAGTTCTTGTAAAATACCACCATCCAAACTCTGGATTATTTGGATTTGAGAAGAAGGAACCACCTTTCCCATACCTGTGGTAACACGATCTAACTTGGCAAAATAAGCCCAAACGATAAAGCTAAATACAAAAGCGGTCACGGCCCATATTGTTAATCGATGAATACGCGGGCTTTGCGTTAACAACGCACCATAAACGTCATCTGCCATCTCGAGATCTTGCTTACTTATTTTCATTGTGTCGCTCCTGGAACTAAAGCACCACTTTTAAGCTTTTCAAGAATGAGTGCTTTTGGACCATCAGCGACTAAGCGACCTTTATCTAATACAATTATTCGGTCAACCAATTGTAATAAATGCATTTTATGTGTAATCAACAATAGTGTACGATCTTTAGCAATGAGTTGCATTGAGTTAATAAATTGCTTCTCAGAGCGTGCATCAAGGCTGGCTGTCGGTTCATCTAATAACAGAATCTGTGGGTCATTTAAGATTGCTCGCGCCAACGCAATAGACTGACGCTGACCACGAGATAGGGCTTTACCGCCTTCACCGACTTGTTGATCTAGGCCTTGAGAGTCAAGATCGGTAAACATATTCACACCAGAGAACTGCACTGCTCGGATCAATTGATATTCAGTGATTTGTTTCGCACCAAACAAAATATTTTCTTTAATCGTACCGTGGAACAAGGTGATATCTTGTGGTAAATAGCCGAAGTTACGGCGTAGATCACTCGGGTGGATCTGTTGTTGACTCATGCCATCAAACTGCAAACTGCCTGTGGTTGGTTGGTATAAGCCTAATAATAATTTAGCTAAGGTACTTTTCCCCGAGCCGTTACGACCAATGATCGCGACTTTCTCACCTGGTTTAATTTGTAAAGACAGAGGGTATAAGCTCGGTTTATCAATGTCTGGATAACTAAAACCAAGTTGTTCTAAACCTATTCTACCTTCGAGTTTATTGCGACTTGGGAGATGTGCTTTATCTTCAAACTCATCAACTTGCTCCATGATCGCATCGAGTTGACGCATTGCACTGATGGTTTGATTAGAACGAGTCATTAGTGAAGCAATCTTAGCCATTGGTGAAATAGCACGACTAGATAACATCACTGCGGCAATGATTGCCCCCATCG
Protein-coding regions in this window:
- a CDS encoding HlyD family type I secretion periplasmic adaptor subunit — translated: MKISKQDLEMADDVYGALLTQSPRIHRLTIWAVTAFVFSFIVWAYFAKLDRVTTGMGKVVPSSQIQIIQSLDGGILQELYVQEGALVTNNQALARIDDTRFRADLAQQRQEVDSLRADIIRLRSELSSILVADVPNWKLQIKITKTALIFPDDLQKNLPYLVTRQQDEYRARLDSLTNLVAIQGQQIQQRVEEKQELKSKIKTLEISYKLAARELELTRPLAKKFIISEVELLKLERSVNSIKGELNSIKLMVPKLKSEMAEAVLKRREAVLNYRADARAQLNELQSKFSRITEAKVGVEDKVNKALIVSPVVGTIKTIHIRTLGGVVQPGQALLEIVPTEDKLLIEAKIKPKDIAFVHLGLAAVVKITAYDFTRYGGLKGVVEHISADTTQDEDGNSFYIIRVRTDISDIQGNHEMPIIPGMMTSVDVIIGKRTVLEYILNPVLRAKAVALREL
- a CDS encoding TolC family outer membrane protein, whose translation is MPISDTLCQPKLFTKGLFYPALMCSVIGWSAAVNAQSVEEAVAMTLSTHPDIRIAFTKFKVREEQVQQAEAGYLPSIDVTAGYGYEYTNSPGTRATADETKDLNRGEFGVSLKQSLFSGFQTSSDISRTSYATSAEQWRLFSTAEDVALDVTKVYTDLLKSQRILELSERNLSTHKTIFGQIEERTSSGLGSIADLSQITGRLARAQSNVISAKNNYLDKQAQFIRVTDQRPDNLVVPIPDIELLPVNRETGLRDALVNHPVVKSSNNDITSARYQHDAAKSNYYPKVTFEVDANFNNDLDGVDGNGVGGHSNDVTAMVRLSYNLYAGGKDKALAKETAYKITEASEINRSVHRQITEGFTLAWNAHELLGLQMQYIKEHVIASKDSQAAYEQQFKLGQRSLLDLLDTENELFEARKEFVDAEFDEIVTQYRLLNATGQLLDSLRVTRPAVWQGENQYAGGVE